AGAACGGCAAGCCGGCGATGACCGCGCACACGAGCGACATGATATGCGGCATCCGCGAGCACATCCGCTTCTTGAGCAGTTGTCTGACCTTGCGCCCGGGCGATCTCATCACGACGGGCACGCCCGCGGGCGTGAAGAAGCTTGCCGACGGCGACCGGCTCAGGGGCACGATCGAGAAGATCGGCTCGATGGAATTGAAAGTCGCGGCGGAAAGATAGCGATCCGTAGTCGCCAGGAGGGCTGGAACGATGCAGCGAATCGCAAGTGCTTTCTTCGTCTTTCTTATAGGGACCGGAACTCTTGAAGCCCAGACGCCGTACTTCCAGAGAAAAACGATCAAGCTCATCGCCGGCTTTCCCGCCGGAGTCGCCTACGATCTCTACGCGCGGCTGACCGCGCCCTATCTAGTCAAACACATTCCCGGCAAGCCCGAGATCATCGTGCAAAATATGCCCGGCGCCGGCTCGATGATCGCGGCGAATTATCTTTACACCGTGGCGAAGCCCGACGGGCTGACGATCGGGTCCATTTTGCCCACGCTCTACTTCGACCAGTTGATCGGCCGCAACGAAGTCCAATTCGACTGGGCGAAATTTACCTGGATCGGCAGCTCCGACCGCTCGAATCACCTGCTCTACATGCGCGCCGATAGTCCGTACAAGACGATTCACGACGTGGCGAAGGCGGCGGAACCGCCCAAGTGCGGCAGCACGGGAACCGGAGCGACGGGGTATTACCTGCCGAAGCTCATCGAAGAAGCGCTGGGCACAAAGTTCAACGTCGTTACCGGCTATCCCGGCGGCGCCGATATCGATCTCGCGGCCGAGCGCGGCGAGATTCACTGTCGCGCGCTCACGATCGCGGCCTATTATTCGCGCGAGCCGTATCACACGTGGCGCAAGAACGGCTTTGTCCGAATCCTGCTTCAGACCGGCAAAAAGCCCGACGAGAGATTGCCCGACGCGCCGACATTTGCCAACCTCATGAACGAATACAAAACGCCCGAAGCCGCCCGGCGGCTTGCGACCGTCGTTCTGGCGGGCGGCGATTTCGGCCGGCCGATGGTCGCATCTCCGGGAACGGGCGCGGAGCAGGTTAAAATCCTGCGCGAAGCTTATCGGAAGGCGCTGAACGATCCCGAGCTTTTGGCCGAGGCGAAAAAGAAAGGACTGGACATCGATCCGACGCCGGGCGACGAGCTGGAAGCTCTGGCGAAAGAGGTCAACGTTCAACCGCGGCAAATCGTCGAGCGAATGAAAAAAATGCTGGAGAAGTAATCTTCGGCCCTCTGTTCGGGGGATTCACATGATCCACACGCGAATTTGCGACCTCCTCGGCATCGACCACCCCGTCGTTCTCGGCGGCATGGGAGGGGCGACTTCCGCGCCGCTCGTGGCGGCGGTCTCCAACGCGGGCGCGCTCGGCACACTGGGAACGTCCGGCATTAACGCCGCGCAGATCAAATCCGAGGCTGAAGCGATTCGCAAAGCAACGGACAAGCCGTTCGGCATCAACCACTTGCTCTTCGAGATTGATGAGGAACGCTTCTCCGTCACGCTCGGAGGGCGCCCGGCGGTGGCATCGTTCGCTTGGGCTCGGACCGATCAGGATTTGCGCTCTTACTTTCAACGCGCGCACGACGCCGGATGCAAAGTCATGCACATGGCGGGCGAGGTAAGCGAGGCGCGGCGTGCGGCCGACGCGGGCGCGGACGTGATCGTCGCTCAAGGCACCGAGGCCGGCGGCCACGTCGGCTGGATGGCCTCGATGCCGCTCGTGCCGATGGTCGTCAAAGCCGTCGCGCCGCTGCCGGTGCTGGCCGCCGGCGGCATCGCCGACGGCCGCGGGCTCGCTGCCGCGCTGGCGCTCGGCGCCGACGGCGTTCTCGTCGGCACGCGTTTTATGGCGACCGACGAGTCGCCGCTCCACTCGAATTTCAAGCAGGCGATCCTCCGGAGCGACGGCCA
The DNA window shown above is from Candidatus Binatia bacterium and carries:
- a CDS encoding tripartite tricarboxylate transporter substrate-binding protein, whose product is MQRIASAFFVFLIGTGTLEAQTPYFQRKTIKLIAGFPAGVAYDLYARLTAPYLVKHIPGKPEIIVQNMPGAGSMIAANYLYTVAKPDGLTIGSILPTLYFDQLIGRNEVQFDWAKFTWIGSSDRSNHLLYMRADSPYKTIHDVAKAAEPPKCGSTGTGATGYYLPKLIEEALGTKFNVVTGYPGGADIDLAAERGEIHCRALTIAAYYSREPYHTWRKNGFVRILLQTGKKPDERLPDAPTFANLMNEYKTPEAARRLATVVLAGGDFGRPMVASPGTGAEQVKILREAYRKALNDPELLAEAKKKGLDIDPTPGDELEALAKEVNVQPRQIVERMKKMLEK
- a CDS encoding nitronate monooxygenase family protein; its protein translation is MIHTRICDLLGIDHPVVLGGMGGATSAPLVAAVSNAGALGTLGTSGINAAQIKSEAEAIRKATDKPFGINHLLFEIDEERFSVTLGGRPAVASFAWARTDQDLRSYFQRAHDAGCKVMHMAGEVSEARRAADAGADVIVAQGTEAGGHVGWMASMPLVPMVVKAVAPLPVLAAGGIADGRGLAAALALGADGVLVGTRFMATDESPLHSNFKQAILRSDGHDTLLTEIPDIASGRVWPGAMSRALRNRFIERWAGREWALRRDQREAWKAVLEARRDGAAENAPLFIGQDAGLIDSIRPAAEIVETMVAEAEKIIKERLTKMVGH